The region TGCGTCCTCCTAGTCGTCCAGGCGCAGCAGGGCCGCATGGAAAGCCGGCGCCAGCGCTTCGCTCAAGCGGCCCTGCGCATCCGTGATCCGCATGCGCGCCAGCCAGGCTGCGAATTCGGGCGCCGGACGCAGGCCCAGCACACGGCGCGCATACAGGGCGTCGTGGAACGAAGTGCTCTGGTAGCCGAGCATGATGTCGTCCGCGCCCGGCACGCCCATGATGAAATTGCAGCCGGCCACGCCCAGCATGGTCAGCAAGGCGTCCATGTCGTCCTGATCCGCTTCCGCATGGTTGGTGTAGCACACGTCGCAGCCCATGGGCAGCCCGAGCAGCTTGGCGCAGAAATGGTCTTCCAGCCCCGCGCGCATGATCTGCTTGCCGTCGTACAGGTACTCGGGGCCGATGAAACCGACGACGGAATTGACCAGCAGCGGCTGATACGCGCGCGCCACCGCATAGGCGCGCGCCTCGCACGTCTGCTGGTCCATGCCGTGGTGGGCGCCGGCCGACAGCGCGCTGCCCTGCCCCGTCTCGAAATACATGACGTTGTTGCCCACCATGCCGCGCCCCAGCGACAGGGCCGCCGCCTGCCCCTCGGCCAGCAGGGACAAGTCGATGCCGAAGCTGCGGTTGGCCGCCTGCGTGCCCGCCACCGACTGGAACACGAGGTCGACGGGCGCGCCACGGCGTATCGCCTCGATGGTATTGGTAATGTGCGTGAGCACGCACGACTGGGTGGGAATTTGATATTGATCGATGACGGCGTCGAGCAGGTGCAGCAGCGACACCACCTGCGCCACATTGTCGGTGGCGGGATTGATGCCGATCACGGCGTCGCCGCTGCCCAGCAGCAGGCCATCGAGAATGGAGGCGGCAATCCCCGTGGCGTCGTCCGTCGGGTGGTTCGGCTGCAGCCGCGTGGACAGACGGTTTTCCAGGCCCAGGGTATTGCGAAAGGCCGTGACGACCCGGCACTTGCGGGCCACCAGCACCAGGTCCTGCAAGCGCATGATTTTTGAGACGGCGGCCGCCATTTCCGGCGTGATGCCGGCGGCGACGCGCGCCAGCGTTGGCGTATCTGTCGCGTCATCGAGCAGCCAGTCGCGAAAGTCGCCCACGCACAAGTGCTCGATGGGAGCAAAGGCGGCACGCTCGTGGCTATCGATGATCAGGCGCGTGACTTCATCCTCTTCATACGGCACCAGCGCTTCATTGAGAAATGTCAACAGCGGCACGTCGGCCAGCGCCAGCTGCGCCGCCACCCGCTCGCGCGCGCTGGCGGCCGCCACACCGGCCAGCACGTCGCCCGAACGCAGCGGCGAGGCCTTGGTCAGCAGCTCTTTCAGGCTGGCGAATTGGTAAACATGGCTGTCTATCGTATGGCTGAAGCGGGGCATAGATTGTGCTCCAAGGCATCCCAATGGCCCATTCTACGCCAGGCTACAGGCTGCGCAGCGCCCCTTCCAGCTGCGGGTAGCGGAAGACAAAGCCGTCGGCCAGCAAACGGCGCGGTGCGACCCTTTGGCCTTCCACCAGCAAATCGGCCTGCTCGCCCAGCAAGGCGCGCATGAGCAAGGCCGGCGTGGGCATGACGCTGGGGCGGTGCAGCACGGCGCCCGCCACCTGGGCGAAGCGACGCTGCGCGATAGCTTCCGGCGCGCAGAAGTTATACGCGCCGCCCACTGCCTGCTCTTCGCTGCGGCGCGCCAGATGGGCGATGCCGCGGATCACGTCGCGCACATGCACCCACGTGACCCACTGCTTGCCGCTGCCCAGCGGGCCGCCCACGCCGAAGCGGACCGGCAGCAGCATCTGCGGCAGCGAACCCTGATGGCCGAAGACGAGGCCAAAGCGCATGCAGCCCACCTGCACGCCAAATTTCTCCGCCTGGCGCGCGGCCGCTTCCCATTCCTGGCACAGCTGCGACATGAAGATGGCTTGCGGCGCGCTCTCCTCCGTCAATTCCGTCGGATCGCCCTGCGGCTGCACGCCGTAGTAACCGATGGCCGATGCCGACAGCAGCACTCTTGGCTTGTGCTGCGCACGGGCGATCCACGCCACCAGGTCCTGCGTCAGCGCGACGCGGCTGCGGCGCAAGGCGGCCTTGCGCGCGTCCGTCCAGCGATGCCCGACGATGCGCGCGCCGGCCAGGTTGATCACCATGTCGATGCGCTGCGCATCCGATAAGGCGTCCAGCGACTGGATGCAGCGCACCTGGCCGTCGAACGTCCACGCGGCCTGTTTCGGCTGGCGCGTCAGCACCGTCACCGCATGGCCGTCGGCCAGCAAGGCGCTGACCAACTGCTGGCCGATAAAACCCGTGGCGCCCGTCACCAGCACGGACTGCGGCGTGCTGGCAAAGCGCAGGCTCTCCTCTTGCTCTGCCGTCTCCTGCACTTGGCGCAGTCCCAGCTGCCACACGGCATACGCGTCGCGCAGGCCGGACAAGCCCACGCCCACGCCGCACAGAGCGAGGAAGACGCTGAGCCAGCCATACGGCTGCCACACGAGGGCCGTCGGCAAGCTGGCCCATTCGCTGCTGTTCAGGGCCAGCAGGGCGATGAAGGCGCCCGCATTAATCGCCAGCACCGTGTGCGTGACCCGCTCCGTGGCGGGCAAGAGGCGGGTCTGGTCTTCGACGACGAAGTCCCACAGGGTCAATACGATTTCCACGCCAAACACGATGACCAGCACCCAGGCCCAGGCGCCATGCCATTCCCAGGCCGCCAGGCCGACGAACAGCAGGCTGTAGATCAGGGCGCGCGTGGCATGGATCGTCAATTCGAGGCGCGCCGACGCCTTTTGCGGCAGCGCTTCCGTGATTTCATGGTGGTAGATGGTGTCGAAGGCGCCCAAACAGCCTTGCGCCGCCATCAGTTGCAGGGCCAGCAAATGCGTATTCATGGTGTCTCCTTTTCCGGTGCGGCGGACTCGCGGAACACGCCGGCCTGGGTGAACGTGGTGCCGAACAGGGCGTGGCGAATCTCGATGCGGATGTTGAACTGCTGCGGCGTCTCGTTGCGGTGGCACAGGTAGGTCTTGCCGGGCGTGAGCACGCCGGGCAGCGGCAGGCGCCAGCCGAAAAGGTCGAGGAAATAGCCGTCGCTGGTGAAGTGCAGGTTGCCGTCTTCCACGTGCAGCAGCAGCTTCATGCCCAGGCCCAGGCCCACGTATTCGAGCACCTCGCCCTTCGCGCTTTCGGCCATGTAGGAAGTGAAGCGGATCGGCGCGCGGCCATGCAGGCGGTAGGTGCGCTGCTTGAAGATGAAGGGGCAGCCGGGGCGCGAATAGACTTCGATATCGACG is a window of Janthinobacterium rivuli DNA encoding:
- a CDS encoding DUF4166 domain-containing protein yields the protein MNGPSEGELFKKVMGAQWLTLHPDIRRRFEKNPAPGQPLYYRGELSELSSSRLGKFLGWLTRPFIDGALIPYDDADFPVDIEVYSRPGCPFIFKQRTYRLHGRAPIRFTSYMAESAKGEVLEYVGLGLGMKLLLHVEDGNLHFTSDGYFLDLFGWRLPLPGVLTPGKTYLCHRNETPQQFNIRIEIRHALFGTTFTQAGVFRESAAPEKETP
- a CDS encoding TIGR01777 family oxidoreductase, with translation MNTHLLALQLMAAQGCLGAFDTIYHHEITEALPQKASARLELTIHATRALIYSLLFVGLAAWEWHGAWAWVLVIVFGVEIVLTLWDFVVEDQTRLLPATERVTHTVLAINAGAFIALLALNSSEWASLPTALVWQPYGWLSVFLALCGVGVGLSGLRDAYAVWQLGLRQVQETAEQEESLRFASTPQSVLVTGATGFIGQQLVSALLADGHAVTVLTRQPKQAAWTFDGQVRCIQSLDALSDAQRIDMVINLAGARIVGHRWTDARKAALRRSRVALTQDLVAWIARAQHKPRVLLSASAIGYYGVQPQGDPTELTEESAPQAIFMSQLCQEWEAAARQAEKFGVQVGCMRFGLVFGHQGSLPQMLLPVRFGVGGPLGSGKQWVTWVHVRDVIRGIAHLARRSEEQAVGGAYNFCAPEAIAQRRFAQVAGAVLHRPSVMPTPALLMRALLGEQADLLVEGQRVAPRRLLADGFVFRYPQLEGALRSL
- a CDS encoding ethanolamine ammonia-lyase subunit EutB, which gives rise to MPRFSHTIDSHVYQFASLKELLTKASPLRSGDVLAGVAAASARERVAAQLALADVPLLTFLNEALVPYEEDEVTRLIIDSHERAAFAPIEHLCVGDFRDWLLDDATDTPTLARVAAGITPEMAAAVSKIMRLQDLVLVARKCRVVTAFRNTLGLENRLSTRLQPNHPTDDATGIAASILDGLLLGSGDAVIGINPATDNVAQVVSLLHLLDAVIDQYQIPTQSCVLTHITNTIEAIRRGAPVDLVFQSVAGTQAANRSFGIDLSLLAEGQAAALSLGRGMVGNNVMYFETGQGSALSAGAHHGMDQQTCEARAYAVARAYQPLLVNSVVGFIGPEYLYDGKQIMRAGLEDHFCAKLLGLPMGCDVCYTNHAEADQDDMDALLTMLGVAGCNFIMGVPGADDIMLGYQSTSFHDALYARRVLGLRPAPEFAAWLARMRITDAQGRLSEALAPAFHAALLRLDD